The Xenorhabdus doucetiae genome has a window encoding:
- a CDS encoding phenylacetate--CoA ligase family protein — translation MMTRTTLIDLLHHAREHSAYYRERYKSIPDNGTLKDLPLVEPSHYWAHSNDLQTWPVLTAPLEGGHVFKTGGSTSDGRLSVFSQPEWQAFIAAFGQGIARQLKHGDRVANLFFSGDLYTSFLFIHGALSNSPLPIIEFPFTSKVEDELLIHNIRLHNINVLAGVPVQLIRLAHSLQERGQTLPMVETILYGGESLFDAQIAVIRQVFPQARLGSIGCASVDAGLIGFADPECQQGEHRVFSDDTIVEIVDEITHQPITVPGKNGLLVITNLQRRLMPVIRYPTGDLACWCEPEQPSRKFALQGRANQGYRVRFGTLSLFPDDLATQLSQQTELLAWQLELSQKTGHDQIRLLVASLQTVDIDKIRHRVMTAFPNLAEACRHQNMLEIVQTHIDDMYTHPRSGKLQRVVDLRRYN, via the coding sequence ATGATGACCAGAACGACATTGATTGATTTGCTCCATCATGCACGCGAGCATTCTGCTTATTACCGGGAACGCTATAAATCCATTCCCGATAATGGGACGCTGAAAGATTTGCCCCTCGTGGAACCCAGTCATTACTGGGCACATTCAAACGACCTGCAAACCTGGCCGGTGCTGACTGCACCGCTGGAAGGCGGCCATGTGTTTAAAACAGGTGGCTCCACCAGTGATGGGCGGTTATCCGTTTTCAGCCAACCGGAGTGGCAAGCCTTTATTGCTGCCTTTGGCCAAGGTATTGCCCGCCAATTAAAGCACGGGGATCGGGTGGCTAACCTGTTTTTTTCCGGCGATCTTTATACCAGTTTTCTATTCATCCACGGTGCATTATCGAATTCACCGCTCCCCATCATAGAATTTCCTTTCACCAGCAAGGTCGAGGATGAATTGCTGATTCACAATATCCGCCTGCATAACATCAATGTGCTGGCGGGTGTACCGGTGCAATTAATCCGTCTGGCGCACTCTCTGCAAGAGAGGGGGCAAACACTGCCGATGGTGGAGACCATTCTTTACGGCGGGGAAAGCCTGTTTGATGCGCAGATCGCTGTCATACGGCAAGTTTTTCCGCAGGCTCGTTTAGGCTCAATCGGGTGTGCCAGTGTCGACGCTGGTTTGATCGGCTTTGCTGATCCCGAATGCCAACAGGGGGAACACCGCGTATTTAGTGATGACACGATTGTTGAGATCGTCGATGAAATCACTCATCAGCCCATTACGGTGCCGGGGAAGAATGGCCTGCTGGTTATCACTAACCTGCAACGCCGCCTGATGCCGGTGATCCGCTATCCTACCGGTGATCTGGCCTGCTGGTGCGAACCTGAACAGCCAAGCCGTAAATTCGCCCTGCAAGGACGCGCTAATCAGGGCTACCGTGTACGATTTGGCACGCTGTCATTATTCCCTGACGACTTAGCCACACAGCTATCCCAGCAGACGGAACTTTTGGCCTGGCAATTGGAGTTAAGCCAGAAGACGGGGCACGATCAGATCCGGTTGTTGGTGGCAAGCCTGCAAACGGTAGATATTGACAAAATACGCCATCGGGTCATGACCGCCTTCCCCAATCTGGCAGAAGCGTGCCGGCACCAAAACATGCTGGAGATCGTGCAAACCCATATTGATGATATGTATACGCACCCACGATCAGGCAAATTGCAGCGAGTTGTGGACCTGCGTCGTTATAACTAG
- a CDS encoding acyl-CoA reductase — protein MSSVNTVSIKTVSTKTTNNPISSEQLTEQKIAKLRERLPELLARPHTSEQVLDCAQRFAEYLTNLSEHPLFDRQIRQELIAFCQREALAAKLERELGQNPFSLRRFDYNQNRYETWKPLGLVVHITPSNAKLLPFMAVLESLLVGNINWLRPSSSDNGFSTRLWSEFLSHDISGDLADRVAVLPLPVTQLAELFSQADAVSAWGSDASLASIRAQLPAGCRWIDWGHRISMAWLSPESADDAQLDALADDVCCYDQQACSSPQCLLVDSDDPQVLQHIGQRMAAALQRRAGLHPALQPDIQEAAEITTQTAFQRLDFAFARIQGEKVRGEIWQADGWRVIWRHEEELAASPLFRTLQIRPAPRQRLCAILQPWRNHLQSCALMTRQAHISEMSHILFAAGISRITPAGQMHDGYSGEPHDGVYALARLTKRVSVSLAPDLMAGCAHLDVPPARPDGLANLPVMDKTDFQALIPNDKARLFFRSGGSSGIPKLAAFSYRDYHRQMQAAADGVFASRLEPATDRVMNLLYGGKLYGGMMSFFTILDKLGVTQYPMGGPTDNDFSEIADFIVQQRINTLVGMPSTLHRLFLNEGTKLRQYGGIRKLFLGGEHLNLNQRDFLTGFGVTLIRSTIYGSVDAGPVGHACAASEDGVFHLMADTQWLEILNPENDQPVAEGETGRLVFTSLHREAQPIQRYDLGDLGCWVNQPCSCGLTSPLFRLKGRHGSLLRIGSIFFNLADLSEQLALPVQWIIDHNREGIDSIQLLVDHAEPLTVRQNLLQDPKIMEVVSGHLLNLDVISTSATEFRRNEHSGKTPLFIDLRQY, from the coding sequence ATGTCTTCCGTAAATACTGTTTCCATAAAAACTGTTTCTACAAAAACAACGAATAACCCGATTTCCTCAGAACAGTTGACTGAACAAAAAATCGCGAAATTACGTGAGCGATTACCTGAGTTGCTGGCTCGCCCCCATACTTCTGAACAAGTCCTTGATTGTGCACAACGCTTTGCGGAATATCTTACCAATCTGAGTGAGCACCCTCTGTTTGATCGCCAAATCCGGCAGGAACTTATCGCGTTTTGCCAACGTGAAGCGCTGGCGGCCAAACTGGAACGGGAACTTGGGCAAAACCCGTTTTCGCTACGTCGATTCGATTATAATCAGAATCGCTATGAGACTTGGAAGCCATTGGGATTGGTCGTCCATATTACCCCCTCCAACGCGAAGCTCCTGCCCTTTATGGCAGTGCTTGAAAGTTTGCTGGTGGGCAATATTAACTGGTTACGCCCAAGCAGCAGCGATAACGGGTTTAGTACGCGACTCTGGTCAGAATTTTTATCCCATGATATTTCAGGGGATTTGGCTGATCGGGTTGCCGTATTGCCGTTACCCGTCACACAACTGGCAGAATTATTCAGTCAGGCCGATGCAGTTTCTGCCTGGGGCAGCGACGCTTCCCTCGCGTCTATACGTGCTCAACTGCCCGCCGGTTGCCGCTGGATAGATTGGGGACACCGCATCAGCATGGCCTGGCTAAGCCCTGAATCGGCCGATGATGCCCAATTGGATGCCTTGGCTGATGATGTCTGTTGTTATGACCAACAAGCCTGTTCCAGCCCACAGTGTTTACTGGTGGATAGCGATGATCCGCAAGTGTTACAACATATCGGGCAACGCATGGCTGCCGCCCTGCAACGCCGCGCCGGATTACATCCTGCCCTGCAACCGGATATTCAGGAAGCCGCAGAAATTACCACCCAAACTGCTTTCCAGCGACTTGATTTCGCTTTTGCGCGAATACAGGGTGAAAAAGTACGCGGTGAAATTTGGCAGGCCGATGGATGGCGGGTGATATGGCGACACGAAGAGGAATTAGCGGCGTCGCCTTTGTTCCGCACATTGCAGATACGCCCGGCTCCGCGTCAGCGCCTGTGCGCTATTTTGCAGCCTTGGCGTAACCATCTGCAAAGCTGTGCGTTGATGACCCGTCAGGCACATATCAGCGAAATGAGCCATATCCTGTTTGCGGCGGGCATCAGTCGTATCACCCCGGCGGGTCAGATGCACGACGGTTATAGTGGTGAGCCTCACGATGGGGTCTACGCACTGGCACGCCTGACCAAACGAGTCTCGGTCAGCCTTGCGCCGGATTTAATGGCGGGTTGCGCCCATCTTGATGTTCCTCCTGCGCGTCCAGACGGGTTAGCCAATCTTCCTGTGATGGATAAAACCGATTTTCAAGCGCTGATTCCCAATGATAAAGCCCGTCTGTTTTTCCGCAGTGGTGGCAGCAGTGGCATACCGAAACTGGCCGCTTTTAGCTACCGTGATTACCACAGGCAGATGCAGGCCGCCGCCGATGGCGTGTTTGCCTCCAGGCTTGAACCTGCAACCGATCGCGTCATGAATCTGTTATATGGCGGGAAACTGTACGGCGGCATGATGAGCTTCTTCACCATTCTGGATAAATTGGGTGTGACGCAATATCCCATGGGCGGGCCGACTGACAATGATTTTAGTGAAATCGCTGATTTTATCGTGCAACAACGCATTAATACGCTGGTCGGCATGCCAAGCACGTTGCACCGGTTATTTTTGAATGAAGGAACTAAATTACGTCAATATGGCGGCATTCGTAAGCTATTTTTGGGTGGCGAACACCTCAATCTCAACCAACGGGATTTTCTGACGGGTTTTGGTGTCACCCTGATACGTTCAACCATTTACGGTTCCGTCGATGCCGGACCTGTCGGCCATGCGTGCGCCGCCAGCGAAGACGGGGTTTTTCATTTAATGGCGGATACCCAATGGCTGGAAATTCTCAATCCAGAGAATGATCAGCCCGTGGCAGAGGGCGAAACCGGGCGTCTGGTATTTACTTCCCTCCACCGTGAAGCACAACCCATCCAACGCTACGATTTAGGCGATCTCGGCTGCTGGGTCAATCAACCTTGTTCTTGTGGCCTGACTTCACCGCTTTTCCGGCTGAAAGGGCGTCATGGTTCCCTGCTACGCATAGGCAGTATCTTTTTCAATCTTGCTGATTTATCTGAGCAACTGGCACTGCCCGTGCAATGGATCATCGATCATAACCGTGAGGGTATCGATAGCATTCAATTACTGGTTGATCATGCCGAACCGCTCACTGTGCGCCAGAACTTATTGCAAGATCCCAAAATTATGGAAGTGGTTAGCGGACATCTGCTGAATTTAGACGTGATTTCCACCTCAGCCACTGAGTTTCGCCGCAATGAACATAGCGGGAAAACGCCCTTGTTCATCGACTTGCGTCAATATTAA
- a CDS encoding LuxE/PaaK family acyltransferase, with product MQNLPHVEALCAIAHPYHACTEYDALFNHAMRELTLYHCEQTPGYKQWLADQGLDKQALTMLDDWSKLPLLFANYFKRNLILSESAQNALELTSSGTTGQKSRMRYDAASIAAAQHMVDCIFDYYGWNTPDQPCNYLLLSYEPAGAVTLGTAYTDQFLCKYAPVNRAYYALRHNGQGNEFDPFGTITALQQFAQEGLPVRIFGFPAFLWFTLQRMEQMGLPALKLHPDSLVFLGGGWKTHADKSIPKKALYQRLTEQLGIPDIRCRDGYGSVEHPVPYVECSHHNFHVPVYAKAYVRHTANLTCQPYGEPGFLHLISPYITSCPAHSIVTSDLAVLHSGQSCGCELDTDWFELLGRAGTSKNRSCAIAASELIKRA from the coding sequence ATGCAAAACTTACCTCACGTCGAAGCACTGTGTGCTATCGCACATCCTTACCATGCTTGTACCGAATATGATGCCTTATTTAATCACGCCATGCGTGAATTGACGCTATACCATTGTGAACAGACGCCGGGTTATAAGCAATGGCTGGCCGATCAGGGTCTGGATAAACAGGCACTCACCATGCTGGATGATTGGTCAAAACTGCCTTTGCTGTTTGCCAATTATTTCAAACGTAATCTGATCCTCAGTGAAAGTGCACAAAATGCGCTGGAGCTGACTTCTTCCGGAACCACCGGCCAGAAGAGCCGTATGCGCTATGATGCTGCAAGCATCGCGGCAGCCCAGCATATGGTGGACTGTATTTTTGACTATTATGGCTGGAATACCCCGGATCAACCGTGTAATTACCTGCTACTTAGCTATGAACCCGCTGGCGCTGTCACGCTGGGTACGGCCTACACCGATCAGTTCCTGTGCAAATATGCGCCGGTCAATCGGGCCTACTATGCCTTGCGTCATAATGGGCAAGGTAATGAATTTGATCCCTTCGGGACGATTACGGCACTCCAGCAATTTGCTCAGGAAGGGTTACCGGTGCGTATTTTCGGTTTCCCGGCCTTTTTGTGGTTTACCCTGCAAAGAATGGAGCAAATGGGGCTGCCGGCATTGAAATTACACCCTGATTCGCTGGTTTTCCTCGGCGGAGGCTGGAAAACACATGCCGATAAATCCATTCCGAAAAAAGCGCTGTATCAACGGTTGACTGAACAACTGGGTATTCCTGATATTCGATGTCGTGATGGCTATGGTTCCGTTGAACATCCGGTTCCTTATGTTGAATGTTCCCACCATAATTTCCACGTTCCCGTCTATGCCAAAGCCTATGTGCGCCATACCGCCAACCTGACCTGCCAACCTTATGGTGAACCCGGTTTCCTGCATCTTATCTCACCTTATATCACTTCCTGCCCTGCCCACAGCATTGTGACCAGCGATCTGGCCGTACTGCATTCCGGTCAAAGCTGTGGTTGCGAACTCGACACCGATTGGTTTGAACTGCTTGGTCGGGCCGGTACGAGTAAAAACCGTAGTTGTGCGATTGCCGCTTCAGAATTGATTAAGAGAGCTTGA
- a CDS encoding MFS transporter, whose protein sequence is MASEIKSPEMTFRTWLALFILSIATFTIVTTELAPVGLLTPIAAGLSTSESSIGMTASLYAWVGALSALFASVFLGHLPKKRLLLTLTVILFVSNVLSATVDSFEILLVARVVGALAHGAFWAMIGAMAVAMVPPKYLGAATSIVFGGVSAASVFGVPLSNYIGLNFGWRQAFWLMAVLSVSAFMGIMLIVPKITAKSTMGINALKSVLGSATLWKIYSATLFAISAHFAAFTFIEPWLHSQPTLSKNFIPATLFIYGIAGLSGNFLTGIIIDKYLKATVVLSALLIGIVLLLLGNNPESLSRVNILIALVVWGVSISGVFVGFQTWVLRLAGDEAFPASAVYVSFFNGAIGIGASVGAWIGSALSLQALFVIAGITIALSILFVTIIPSNKPTESRLHR, encoded by the coding sequence ATGGCTTCAGAAATTAAAAGTCCTGAAATGACATTCAGGACATGGTTAGCTTTATTTATTCTCTCTATCGCAACATTTACTATTGTGACAACGGAATTGGCTCCGGTCGGTCTGCTAACCCCTATTGCAGCAGGGCTTTCCACGTCAGAATCCAGTATTGGCATGACAGCCTCACTTTACGCCTGGGTGGGTGCACTCAGTGCACTTTTTGCCTCTGTATTTCTGGGGCATTTACCCAAAAAGAGACTGTTGTTAACGCTAACCGTCATTCTATTCGTATCCAATGTCTTGTCTGCAACGGTTGATTCATTTGAAATATTACTGGTTGCCCGCGTCGTTGGTGCTCTGGCACACGGTGCTTTTTGGGCGATGATCGGCGCTATGGCCGTGGCAATGGTGCCACCAAAATATTTGGGTGCGGCGACGTCGATTGTCTTTGGTGGGGTATCCGCCGCCAGCGTATTTGGCGTTCCGCTGTCTAACTATATAGGATTGAATTTTGGTTGGCGTCAGGCATTCTGGTTAATGGCTGTGCTCAGTGTGAGTGCATTTATGGGTATTATGCTGATTGTCCCTAAGATCACCGCCAAAAGCACGATGGGTATTAACGCCTTAAAAAGCGTACTGGGTTCAGCCACACTGTGGAAAATCTATTCCGCCACACTATTTGCGATTTCCGCACATTTTGCCGCTTTTACTTTTATCGAACCTTGGCTTCATTCACAACCCACACTGTCTAAAAATTTCATTCCTGCAACCCTATTCATTTATGGGATTGCAGGTCTGTCAGGTAATTTCCTCACGGGGATAATTATTGATAAATATTTAAAAGCGACGGTCGTCCTGTCGGCTTTACTTATCGGGATTGTGCTTTTGCTGTTAGGTAATAATCCAGAGTCACTATCACGCGTTAATATCCTGATTGCTCTGGTTGTGTGGGGAGTTTCCATCTCAGGTGTCTTCGTTGGTTTTCAAACATGGGTTCTCCGTTTAGCGGGTGATGAAGCTTTTCCGGCATCGGCTGTTTACGTTTCATTTTTTAACGGAGCAATCGGCATTGGTGCTTCAGTGGGAGCCTGGATAGGCTCAGCATTATCACTTCAGGCGTTATTTGTGATAGCGGGAATAACAATTGCGTTGTCCATACTTTTCGTCACGATAATTCCCTCAAATAAACCAACTGAAAGCAGGCTTCATCGATAA
- a CDS encoding LysR family transcriptional regulator, whose amino-acid sequence MNGESVDSINNKLPSIKQLQCFLAVAQELNFRRAAERLRMTQPPLTRHIKCLEETLGCELFARNTHEVHLTETGLILVEKATYLINEFTLFMREIKNDKTRLRIGLTRTLNFDNIPELGHKIKTLMFGDDIDTQHLTSSQLLNFLSKGQMDIVITGEQSLHSEHDFKFHWLYREPLLLAIPSSHPSSLKEKISLTYVADLPLFWFSRNANPVFYDKCEKYFQRLPFLLKRRKEPDDSLVMLSSIAKGKGMALMPRSMCTFNQEGLCYRELVDDVAQSLNIDVYAAIRKNETREGVINGLNRLLNEKPVIQPQN is encoded by the coding sequence ATGAATGGAGAATCTGTGGACAGCATTAACAATAAGCTACCCAGCATAAAACAGTTACAATGTTTTTTAGCCGTTGCTCAGGAGCTTAATTTTAGAAGGGCCGCAGAGCGGTTACGCATGACACAGCCTCCCCTGACTCGACATATAAAATGCCTTGAGGAAACGCTTGGGTGTGAACTTTTTGCCCGTAATACTCATGAGGTTCACCTGACAGAGACGGGCCTGATACTTGTTGAAAAAGCAACCTACCTTATCAATGAATTTACGTTGTTTATGCGTGAAATTAAAAACGATAAAACGCGTTTACGGATTGGCCTGACCCGAACACTGAATTTCGACAACATACCCGAACTTGGGCATAAGATAAAAACACTCATGTTTGGAGACGACATTGATACGCAGCACTTGACTTCCAGTCAACTTTTGAATTTTCTTTCGAAAGGACAAATGGATATTGTGATTACGGGAGAGCAGAGCCTGCATAGTGAGCATGATTTTAAATTTCACTGGCTTTATCGGGAACCACTTTTACTTGCCATTCCATCATCTCACCCCAGCAGCCTGAAGGAAAAAATTTCGCTTACCTATGTTGCAGATCTTCCGCTCTTTTGGTTTTCAAGGAATGCAAATCCTGTTTTTTATGACAAATGTGAAAAATATTTTCAGCGCTTGCCTTTCTTATTGAAAAGGCGCAAGGAACCCGATGATTCTCTGGTGATGCTTTCCTCTATTGCAAAAGGAAAAGGCATGGCCCTTATGCCCCGTTCCATGTGTACCTTTAATCAAGAAGGGCTTTGTTACCGGGAATTAGTGGATGATGTGGCTCAATCCCTGAATATTGATGTCTATGCGGCAATCAGGAAAAATGAAACCCGAGAAGGGGTCATCAATGGGTTAAACCGTTTGCTTAATGAGAAGCCTGTTATACAGCCTCAAAATTAA
- a CDS encoding BaiN/RdsA family NAD(P)/FAD-dependent oxidoreductase, protein MEKFDVVIIGAGAAGLFCAAQAGQAGLNVLVLDNGKKAGRKILMSGGGRCNFTNLYTEPAAYLSANPHFCKSALARYTQWDFIDLVQHHAIPYHEKTLGQLFCDDSAQQILDLLLKECETGKVTIRLRSEVTHVEKKEPGFVITTAGKEVSTHSLVVASGGLSMPGLGASPLGYRIAEQFALNILPTRAALVPFTLHKPLLEQLQTLSGVAVPSVVTAEDGTVFRENVLFTHRGLSGPAILQISSYWQPGEYVSINLLPDTDLDHFLDKERESHPNQSLKNTLAKLLPKRLVECLQSLGQLPELSLKQLNPAQKKTLLTTLQGWQVQPNGTEGYRTAEVTLGGVDTHELSSKTMEAHKVKGLYFIGEVVDVTGWLGGYNFQWAWSSAWACAQALVSGNRE, encoded by the coding sequence ATGGAAAAATTTGATGTAGTGATTATTGGTGCCGGCGCTGCCGGCTTATTTTGTGCTGCGCAGGCAGGACAAGCCGGATTAAATGTTCTGGTACTGGATAATGGCAAAAAAGCCGGCCGTAAGATTCTGATGTCCGGTGGAGGACGCTGCAATTTTACCAACCTGTATACCGAACCGGCGGCATACCTTTCTGCCAATCCCCATTTTTGTAAGTCAGCACTTGCTCGCTATACCCAGTGGGATTTTATTGATCTGGTCCAACACCATGCCATCCCTTATCACGAAAAAACCTTAGGGCAGCTTTTCTGCGATGACTCTGCGCAACAAATTTTGGATCTGCTGTTGAAAGAGTGCGAAACAGGAAAGGTCACCATTCGGCTACGCAGTGAAGTCACCCATGTCGAGAAGAAAGAGCCGGGTTTTGTTATTACCACAGCCGGGAAAGAAGTAAGTACGCACTCACTTGTTGTCGCCTCCGGGGGTTTATCCATGCCCGGCTTGGGTGCCTCTCCTTTGGGTTACCGCATCGCAGAGCAATTTGCCCTCAATATCCTGCCTACACGCGCGGCACTCGTTCCTTTTACTCTGCATAAACCGCTACTGGAACAACTCCAAACGCTCTCCGGTGTCGCGGTGCCTTCTGTGGTGACCGCAGAAGACGGCACCGTATTCAGGGAAAATGTTCTGTTCACCCACCGCGGCCTTTCCGGTCCGGCTATTTTGCAGATCTCCAGCTATTGGCAGCCCGGTGAATATGTGAGTATTAACTTACTTCCTGATACCGATTTAGACCATTTTCTGGATAAAGAACGGGAATCCCACCCCAACCAGAGTTTAAAAAACACGCTGGCGAAATTACTGCCCAAACGTTTGGTGGAATGTTTGCAATCTCTTGGACAATTACCGGAACTGTCCCTGAAGCAACTGAATCCGGCACAGAAAAAAACCTTGCTCACCACCCTGCAAGGCTGGCAGGTACAACCCAATGGTACGGAAGGCTATCGCACGGCGGAAGTCACGCTTGGCGGGGTGGATACCCATGAGTTGTCATCAAAAACCATGGAAGCCCATAAGGTGAAAGGGCTGTACTTTATTGGCGAAGTGGTTGATGTCACCGGCTGGCTGGGGGGATATAACTTCCAATGGGCATGGAGCTCGGCATGGGCTTGTGCGCAGGCTTTGGTATCCGGGAACCGAGAATAA
- the pitA gene encoding inorganic phosphate transporter PitA: MLHLFTGLEFYTGLMLVLALLFVLFYEAINGFHDTANAVATVIYTRAMRSQLAVVMAGVFNFLGVLLGGLSVAYAIVHLLPTDLLLNVSSAHGLAMVFSMLLAAIIWNLGTWYFGIPASSSHTLIGSIIGIGLTNAIVTSSSVVDALNIPKMIQIFMSLILSPLVGLVIAGAMVFLLRRYWSGTKKRRRIHMTPVEREKQDGKRKPPFWTRTALILSAVGVSFSHGANDGQKGIGLIMLVLIGVAPAGFVVNMNSTSYDIARTHDAVVHLQQYYGQHAPALAHAIELYPAATSSVEEQPDMTFHCDNSRALVVLNKTENMLANIHHFSELNPDQRNSMRRMLMCITDTANAVAKLPETSHEDARFLNKLRKDLLNTVEYAPLWIIIAVALALSLGTMVGWKRVAVTIGEKIGKKGMTYAQGVSAQVTAAVSIGVASYTGMPVSTTQVLSSAVAGTMLVDGGGVQGKTIKNIMLAWVLTLPISIALSGVLYWIALKLI, from the coding sequence ATGCTACATCTGTTTACTGGCCTGGAATTTTATACCGGCCTTATGTTAGTGCTTGCTCTGTTGTTTGTGCTTTTCTATGAAGCCATCAATGGGTTTCATGATACCGCAAATGCAGTAGCAACTGTTATTTATACCCGGGCGATGCGTTCGCAGCTTGCCGTTGTTATGGCTGGGGTTTTTAATTTTTTGGGTGTGCTTCTTGGTGGATTAAGTGTCGCTTATGCGATTGTGCATCTACTCCCTACGGATCTTCTGCTCAATGTCAGTTCGGCTCACGGCTTGGCGATGGTGTTTTCCATGCTGCTGGCGGCGATCATCTGGAATTTAGGTACGTGGTATTTCGGTATTCCTGCATCAAGTTCCCATACGTTGATTGGCTCTATTATCGGCATCGGCCTGACCAATGCGATAGTAACCAGTTCCTCGGTGGTTGATGCCTTGAATATTCCGAAGATGATACAGATTTTCATGTCCTTGATCCTGTCTCCTCTTGTCGGTCTGGTGATTGCCGGAGCGATGGTGTTTTTATTGCGTCGCTATTGGAGCGGTACAAAAAAACGTCGTCGTATCCACATGACGCCGGTTGAGCGTGAAAAACAGGATGGTAAACGTAAACCGCCATTCTGGACCCGTACTGCCCTGATCCTTTCGGCTGTTGGGGTGAGTTTTTCCCACGGCGCGAACGATGGTCAGAAAGGTATCGGTTTAATTATGCTGGTTCTGATTGGCGTTGCACCTGCGGGTTTTGTTGTCAATATGAATTCAACCAGTTATGACATTGCTCGCACTCATGATGCCGTTGTCCACTTGCAACAATATTATGGGCAACATGCCCCGGCATTGGCTCATGCCATTGAGCTGTATCCAGCCGCGACTTCTTCGGTTGAAGAGCAGCCTGATATGACGTTCCATTGCGATAACTCACGCGCTTTAGTGGTGCTGAACAAGACTGAAAATATGCTGGCGAATATCCATCATTTCAGCGAGTTGAACCCGGATCAACGCAACAGCATGCGCCGTATGCTGATGTGTATCACTGATACGGCCAACGCAGTGGCTAAGTTACCCGAAACCAGCCATGAAGATGCGCGTTTCCTGAATAAACTGCGCAAAGATCTGCTGAATACGGTGGAATATGCACCCTTGTGGATCATTATTGCGGTGGCGCTTGCCTTGTCTTTAGGCACAATGGTGGGTTGGAAGCGTGTTGCTGTGACTATCGGTGAGAAGATTGGCAAAAAAGGCATGACTTATGCCCAAGGCGTTTCTGCTCAGGTGACTGCGGCGGTTTCTATTGGTGTTGCCAGTTATACGGGGATGCCCGTCTCCACGACACAAGTGCTCTCTTCTGCGGTAGCCGGTACGATGCTGGTTGATGGTGGTGGTGTGCAAGGCAAGACCATCAAAAATATCATGCTGGCGTGGGTGTTGACGTTGCCGATTTCTATTGCATTGTCAGGCGTACTGTATTGGATCGCCTTGAAACTGATCTAA
- the uspB gene encoding universal stress protein UspB, producing MFNTTALFWAVCLICMINIIRYFSSLRVLLSILRESDPMLYQAVDGNGFFKTHGQFNKQIRLVRYINSQSYINHHDPDVVLLCERMRKQFILMEMLCGVVLLCLIAIVI from the coding sequence ATGTTCAATACCACTGCATTATTTTGGGCAGTTTGCCTTATCTGCATGATTAATATCATTCGCTATTTTTCTTCGCTCCGTGTACTTCTGTCAATTTTACGCGAGTCAGATCCCATGCTGTATCAAGCCGTTGATGGAAATGGTTTTTTTAAAACTCATGGCCAGTTCAATAAACAGATTAGGCTAGTGCGTTATATCAACTCACAAAGTTATATCAACCATCACGATCCTGATGTCGTCTTGCTGTGCGAAAGGATGAGGAAGCAATTTATATTGATGGAAATGCTCTGTGGCGTTGTTCTGCTATGCCTGATAGCGATTGTGATTTAG
- the uspA gene encoding universal stress protein UspA, with protein sequence MAYKHILVAVDLSPESQILVEKAVSMAKPYNAKVSLIHVDVNYSDLYTGLIDVNLGDMQERIADETRNSLKELSAGAGYPVQETLSGSGDLGQVLVDAIKKYDMDLVVCGHHQDFWSKLMSSARQLINTVHIDMLIVPLRDEE encoded by the coding sequence ATGGCTTATAAACATATTCTTGTTGCGGTTGACTTATCTCCAGAAAGTCAGATTTTGGTGGAAAAAGCAGTGTCAATGGCGAAACCGTACAATGCCAAAGTGTCCCTGATCCATGTTGATGTTAACTACTCTGATCTTTATACCGGCCTGATTGACGTAAACCTTGGCGATATGCAGGAACGTATTGCGGATGAAACGCGCAATTCCCTGAAAGAATTATCTGCTGGTGCAGGTTATCCCGTTCAGGAAACGTTGAGTGGCAGCGGTGATTTAGGGCAAGTCCTTGTCGATGCTATTAAAAAGTACGATATGGATTTGGTTGTATGTGGTCATCATCAGGATTTTTGGAGCAAGTTGATGTCTTCTGCTCGCCAGCTTATTAACACCGTTCATATTGATATGCTCATTGTACCTTTACGTGACGAAGAATAA